One Malania oleifera isolate guangnan ecotype guangnan chromosome 10, ASM2987363v1, whole genome shotgun sequence genomic region harbors:
- the LOC131165688 gene encoding zinc finger CCCH domain-containing protein 29-like, with the protein MCDGPESELCLTNSIMEGGFQNQKDGIPCTCSNLLEFSASDDLLGFIHEVEERGSDVDELSFWYGRRFGSSKMGFEERTPLMIAAIYGSTRVLKYIIDAGRVNVNRSCSSDGVTALHCAAAGGSDSSLEVVELLLDASADASLVDANGNKPGDLIAPALKSSCSSRKRTLEKLLKGENVERDFPSPSIYQITCLEEEGQQMKTQQLKEGNEKKEYPVDVSLPDINNGIYSTDEFRMYSFKVKPCSRAYSHDWTECPFVHPGENARRRDPRKYPYSCVPCPEFRKGTCRQGDACEYAHGVFECWLHPAQYRTRLCKDETNCSRKVCFFAHKQEELRPLYASTGSGIPSPRSLSGGAPDMAAISPLTLSSSSSSLVLPPTSTPPLSPSAAASSPKSGSMWNKVNHTPPSLQLPGSRLKSALNARDLDLEMELLGLDVHHSQQHQSQKLMDELSSLSSQSSWNSRIGELNPSNLDDVFGGLDASLLSQFQGLSLKATTQSQLQSPTGLQMRQNMNQLRASYPSNISSSPARKASSFGLESPRAVAAAVMNSRSAAFSKRSQSFADRGAATNCPGLTAATTSAALMSSSLSGWSSPDGKLDWGIQGEELNKLKKSASFAFRGSNAAATMASMRSAVEEPDVSWVHSLVKDVTPVGFGPLGSEQPQFRRSSGVHEMIPPWVEQLYIEQEQMVA; encoded by the coding sequence ATGTGCGACGGACCAGAGTCTGAACTTTGCCTCACTAATTCCATTATGGAAGGTGGATTTCAAAATCAGAAAGATGGAATTCCCTGTACATGTTCGAATTTGCTTGAGTTTTCGGCCTCGGATGATCTCCTTGGCTTCATACATGAAGTAGAAGAGAGGGGTTCCGATGTGGATGAATTGAGCTTTTGGTATGGTAGAAGATTTGGGTCGAGCAAGATGGGGTTTGAAGAGAGAACACCCCTTATGATTGCTGCCATTTATGGAAGCACTAGGGTTTTGAAGTACATAATTGATGCTGGCAGGGTTAATGTGAATAGGTCCTGTAGCTCAGATGGGGTGACTGCCCTCCACTGTGCTGCTGCGGGTGGCTCCGATTCATCACTTGAAGTTGTAGAGCTCTTGCTTGATGCATCTGCTGATGCAAGTCTTGTTGATGCTAATGGAAATAAACCAGGTGATTTGATTGCACCTGCTTTGAAATCATCATGTAGTTCAAGGAAGAGGACCCTGGAGAAGCTGCTGAAAGGAGAAAATGTTGAAAGAGATTTTCCGTCTCCTTCGATTTATCAAATCACATGCCTGGAGGAAGAAGGGCAACAGATGAAAACTCAGCAGTTGAAAGAAGGGAATGAGAAGAAAGAATATCCTGTTGATGTGTCACTCCCCGACATAAACAATGGGATATACAGCACTGATGAGTTCAGAATGTATAGTTTCAAGGTGAAACCTTGCTCAAGAGCCTATTCCCATGACTGGACTGAGTGCCCTTTTGTCCATCCTGGGGAGAATGCAAGGAGGAGAGACCCAAGGAAGTACCCTTACAGCTGTGTTCCCTGCCCGGAGTTCCGCAAGGGGACATGCAGACAGGGGGATGCTTGTGAGTATGCACATGGTGTGTTTGAGTGCTGGCTTCATCCTGCCCAGTACCGAACTCGTCTCTGCAAAGATGAGACCAATTGCTCCCGGAAGGTCTGCTTCTTCGCTCACAAACAAGAAGAGCTACGCCCCTTGTATGCTTCCACAGGATCCGGAATTCCTTCCCCAAGGTCTCTTTCGGGTGGGGCTCCAGACATGGCAGCAATAAGCCCCCTGACACTCAGTTCGTCGTCATCGTCGTTGGTATTGCCTCCCACATCTACACCGCCCCTTTCTCCTTCTGCTGCTGCTTCATCCCCTAAGAGTGGATCTATGTGGAACAAGGTCAACCACACCCCTCCCAGCTTGCAGCTTCCTGGTAGCCGGTTGAAGAGTGCTTTGAACGCTCGTGATTTGGATTTGGAGATGGAACTGCTCGGGCTGGATGTCCACCATAGCCAGCAGCATCAGTCGCAGAAATTAATGGATGAGCTATCTAGTCTCTCCTCCCAGTCCTCTTGGAACAGTAGGATTGGGGAACTGAACCCTAGTAACCTTGATGATGTTTTTGGAGGTCTTGATGCTTCGTTGTTGTCTCAGTTTCAGGGACTCTCGCTGAAAGCCACAACACAATCCCAGTTGCAATCTCCAACTGGGCTTCAAATGCGACAGAACATGAACCAACTTCGGGCAAGCTACCCAAGCAACATCTCCTCCTCTCCGGCAAGGAAAGCATCGTCATTTGGGCTGGAATCACCCAGGGCAGTGGCTGCTGCAGTCATGAACTCTAGGTCTGCTGCCTTTTCAAAGCGGAGCCAGAGTTTTGCAGACCGAGGAGCAGCAACAAATTGCCCTGGTCTTACTGCAGCCACCACTTCTGCAGCTCTGATGTCGTCTAGTCTTTCGGGTTGGAGTTCACCTGATGGTAAATTGGACTGGGGCATTCAAGGAGAAGAGCTGAACAAGCTTAAGAAGTCTGCCTCTTTTGCCTTCCGAGGCAGCAATGCTGCAGCAACAATGGCTTCAATGCGGTCAGCTGTTGAAGAGCCAGATGTTTCTTGGGTTCATTCCCTGGTGAAAGATGTTACTCCTGTGGGGTTTGGACCTCTTGGTTCAGAGCAGCCACAGTTTCGTCGTAGTAGTGGTGTGCACGAGATGATCCCACCATGGGTTGAGCAGTTGTACATAGAACAGGAGCAGATGGTGGCTTGA